A stretch of Lysinibacillus agricola DNA encodes these proteins:
- a CDS encoding DNA cytosine methyltransferase gives MSEWNWSLDDLQNVEKNNLKVFSCFSCGGGSTMGYKLAGFDVIGNVEIDPDMMHIYKKNHNPRYPFLMGVQQFKEIPDSQLPTELFDLDILDGSPPCSVFSTAGKREEKWGDAHHFREGQAKQRLDDLFFDFIDVAEMLQPKVIIAENVKGMLIGQARGFVTLIANAFDEIGYRLQIFLLNSASMGVPQRRERVFFIAHRKELNFPKLTLSFNEKPILYKEIRSGRGKALNPQTVTYKRWLKRRPIDNNIGDITKRTEGKDSSFNTILVKDNKVPYTLASNSQFIRYDEPFFISDNDIIRIQSFPYDYDFGSADTQYVCGMSVPPIMMKKIAEQVYHQWFK, from the coding sequence ATGAGTGAATGGAATTGGTCATTAGATGATTTACAAAACGTAGAGAAAAATAATCTTAAAGTTTTTAGTTGTTTTTCATGCGGTGGCGGCTCAACAATGGGTTATAAATTAGCTGGATTTGATGTTATTGGCAACGTTGAAATTGATCCGGATATGATGCATATATATAAGAAAAATCATAATCCTAGATATCCCTTTTTAATGGGAGTTCAACAATTTAAAGAAATACCAGATAGTCAGCTTCCAACAGAGTTATTCGATCTAGACATTTTAGATGGCTCGCCACCTTGTAGTGTTTTTTCTACTGCAGGTAAAAGGGAAGAAAAATGGGGGGATGCTCACCATTTTAGAGAGGGTCAAGCAAAGCAAAGGTTAGACGATTTATTTTTTGACTTTATTGATGTTGCTGAGATGCTTCAACCCAAAGTAATCATTGCTGAGAATGTTAAAGGGATGCTTATTGGACAGGCGAGAGGTTTTGTTACGCTTATTGCAAATGCGTTTGATGAAATTGGATATAGGCTACAAATATTCTTGTTAAACAGTGCATCTATGGGTGTACCTCAACGAAGGGAAAGAGTTTTCTTTATTGCGCATAGAAAAGAATTAAACTTCCCTAAACTAACCCTTTCATTCAACGAAAAACCCATTTTGTATAAAGAAATCAGGTCGGGTAGAGGAAAGGCCTTAAATCCTCAAACAGTTACTTATAAACGTTGGTTAAAAAGACGGCCAATCGACAACAATATTGGAGATATTACCAAACGAACAGAAGGAAAAGATAGTTCATTCAATACAATACTTGTTAAAGACAACAAAGTTCCATATACACTAGCCAGTAATTCACAGTTCATCAGATATGATGAACCTTTTTTTATTAGCGATAATGATATAATTCGAATTCAAAGTTTCCCCTATGACTATGATTTTGGAAGTGCTGACACCCAATATGTATGTGGGATGAGTGTACCGCCAATTATGATGAAAAAAATTGCTGAACAAGTATATCATCAATGGTTTAAATAA
- a CDS encoding phage portal protein has translation MAKWWNKAVGEMSKLRDNIMGRLGIFSGSVGSGYKLDSSRVDYEMAKKLYYNTHDDYKLGAGFAKSVINNTVSFMGVPEFKIVDKEAQEILEAFFKNNISNIQRTERDSLRDGDCFVWITREEEEDTALYPEQPIRLVYNIIPPGQVKDILRHPLTGAIYEYKLVSSHEWEDERGDKKKGTVTQRIRKGERIIEVDGDDPPGVKSETIPLPWDFIPIIHFKNEGDEGLFGQSDIEPIEPFLKAYHDVMLHAMQGSKMHSTPRLKLKLKEVTTFLKNNFGITDPAKFAKDGGTINLDGHEMLLLAPDDEAEFIEVKSAIGDAKELLKFLFYCIVDTSETPEFVFGVHTPSSLSSVKEQMPILIRSIERKREHFADSWKRLARIVLAMTAQSENIAFETFATELKWTNIDPRTSKEISEELLNVVNALKAALEANVISDESAVNFLSKFVDTMYKYEEEEGEGEKERILKSLIAKTKMPDSAELEKELLEIIKQIGNDAA, from the coding sequence ATGGCTAAATGGTGGAATAAGGCAGTGGGTGAAATGTCAAAGCTACGTGATAACATAATGGGCCGCCTCGGAATATTTTCTGGATCCGTTGGAAGCGGCTATAAGTTAGACAGTAGCCGAGTTGATTACGAAATGGCTAAAAAACTTTATTACAACACGCACGACGATTACAAGTTAGGTGCAGGGTTTGCTAAGTCCGTTATCAACAATACAGTAAGTTTTATGGGTGTGCCGGAATTTAAAATTGTTGATAAAGAAGCTCAAGAAATATTAGAAGCTTTCTTCAAAAATAACATTTCAAACATACAACGAACTGAACGAGATTCTTTACGTGATGGTGATTGTTTCGTTTGGATTACTCGAGAAGAAGAAGAGGATACAGCGCTTTATCCAGAACAACCTATTCGACTGGTTTATAACATTATCCCTCCTGGACAGGTAAAGGATATATTACGCCATCCTTTAACCGGTGCAATATACGAGTATAAGCTAGTTTCCTCTCATGAGTGGGAGGATGAACGAGGCGACAAGAAAAAAGGAACTGTAACACAACGTATCCGGAAGGGAGAACGTATTATCGAAGTAGATGGAGATGATCCTCCGGGGGTGAAATCTGAAACAATCCCGCTTCCTTGGGACTTCATTCCGATAATACACTTCAAAAATGAAGGAGACGAAGGATTGTTCGGCCAGTCGGATATAGAACCAATTGAACCGTTTTTAAAGGCTTATCATGATGTTATGTTACACGCTATGCAAGGTTCGAAAATGCACAGCACACCTCGTCTGAAGCTTAAACTTAAGGAAGTTACAACTTTTTTAAAGAATAACTTCGGTATTACAGACCCAGCTAAATTTGCTAAAGATGGCGGTACTATAAATTTAGATGGACATGAAATGCTCTTACTGGCTCCAGATGATGAAGCTGAGTTTATAGAAGTTAAATCAGCAATCGGTGATGCTAAAGAGCTACTTAAATTCCTTTTCTACTGTATCGTTGATACATCCGAAACACCTGAGTTTGTGTTCGGTGTGCATACACCGTCTAGTCTTTCTTCTGTTAAAGAACAAATGCCTATCCTTATCCGCTCCATTGAGCGTAAACGTGAGCATTTTGCAGACAGCTGGAAGCGTCTTGCACGAATAGTCTTAGCAATGACTGCACAATCAGAAAACATTGCTTTTGAGACGTTTGCCACAGAATTGAAGTGGACAAATATTGATCCACGTACATCAAAAGAAATCAGCGAAGAATTGCTTAATGTTGTGAATGCATTGAAAGCTGCACTTGAAGCCAATGTTATTTCTGATGAATCAGCAGTTAACTTCCTATCTAAATTTGTTGACACAATGTACAAATATGAGGAGGAAGAAGGCGAAGGAGAAAAGGAACGCATTCTCAAATCGTTGATTGCCAAGACTAAAATGCCTGATTCTGCTGAGCTTGAAAAAGAGTTGCTGGAGATTATTAAACAGATCGGTAACGATGCAGCATGA
- a CDS encoding ParB N-terminal domain-containing protein, giving the protein MKIIKIPVERINPAPYNPREELKPGDLEYDKLAKSIKEFGYIDPLIWNEQTGNLVGGHQRFNVLLAEGHTEIYVSVVNFSEEKEKFANLALNKVSGNWDEEKLADLLMELEQSELNLGSGFDQKEIDSLIKQFTEQDDEMTEFYNQELSLETFSEENFECKCPKCGFVFDPKESNQ; this is encoded by the coding sequence ATGAAAATAATTAAAATACCTGTAGAAAGAATAAATCCAGCACCATACAACCCCAGAGAAGAACTTAAACCTGGTGATTTAGAATATGATAAGTTAGCAAAATCAATAAAAGAATTTGGCTATATTGATCCCCTTATTTGGAATGAGCAGACTGGGAATCTTGTTGGTGGTCATCAAAGATTCAATGTTCTTCTGGCAGAAGGTCATACAGAGATATATGTATCAGTTGTAAATTTTTCAGAGGAAAAAGAGAAATTCGCTAATCTAGCCCTAAATAAAGTAAGTGGTAACTGGGATGAAGAAAAGCTTGCTGATCTTTTAATGGAGCTAGAGCAAAGTGAATTGAATCTTGGAAGCGGATTTGACCAGAAAGAGATTGATTCGCTCATAAAACAATTTACTGAACAAGATGATGAAATGACTGAGTTTTACAACCAAGAACTTTCTTTGGAGACATTTTCAGAGGAGAACTTTGAGTGTAAATGTCCTAAGTGTGGTTTTGTATTTGATCCAAAGGAGAGTAATCAATGA
- a CDS encoding capsid cement protein, translating into MPYTGQPVSSTVYNAYRAKVGDGKSVRIPVPEKTAIEAGLFYEISGFFGSAIQSVKTLAGDTSEIILNIEQAEYETDQIEKTQSFKFGTKIYFDKGKFTETKSDTTRFAGTVTQSKDAKGVIWFILAPQGGNV; encoded by the coding sequence ATGCCATACACAGGTCAACCAGTATCAAGTACAGTTTATAATGCGTATCGAGCAAAAGTTGGTGACGGTAAAAGTGTTCGAATTCCAGTGCCTGAAAAGACAGCCATTGAAGCGGGACTTTTTTATGAAATAAGTGGTTTCTTCGGTTCTGCTATACAGTCTGTAAAGACACTTGCTGGTGATACATCAGAGATAATTTTAAACATTGAACAAGCTGAATATGAAACGGATCAAATTGAAAAAACGCAATCATTCAAATTCGGTACGAAAATTTATTTTGATAAAGGCAAATTCACCGAAACAAAAAGTGATACAACTCGCTTTGCAGGTACAGTAACACAAAGCAAAGATGCAAAAGGTGTGATTTGGTTCATCTTAGCACCACAAGGAGGCAATGTATAA
- a CDS encoding LuxR C-terminal-related transcriptional regulator, whose protein sequence is MKQGQHKVTKENLLQWIEDYSWMIESIEEARQPMAKVDNNSYIGAKTATYGIEAALPKANGGTNDPVFIEVQRRVFSNHKLIREYEYKVVEVQKRIPLVQGDREIEVLHRLLNGNSMRAIGKHMKLSSTTIFRVRNNILIQMIVKSNGNN, encoded by the coding sequence ATGAAACAAGGGCAACACAAGGTAACGAAAGAAAATTTACTACAATGGATTGAAGACTATAGCTGGATGATTGAGTCAATCGAAGAAGCAAGACAGCCAATGGCCAAAGTTGATAACAACAGTTATATTGGGGCTAAAACGGCTACGTATGGAATTGAGGCAGCACTACCAAAGGCCAATGGTGGGACAAATGATCCAGTATTTATTGAGGTACAACGAAGAGTATTTTCAAATCACAAACTCATTCGCGAATATGAGTATAAGGTTGTTGAGGTGCAAAAGCGTATTCCATTAGTACAAGGAGACAGGGAGATTGAGGTGCTTCATAGGCTTCTTAATGGGAATAGCATGAGAGCAATTGGTAAGCATATGAAACTATCTAGTACGACGATATTTAGGGTTAGAAATAACATTTTGATTCAGATGATAGTGAAATCGAATGGGAATAATTAA
- the terS gene encoding phage terminase small subunit, with product MAENYELAYVDYKNGMKQKDIAAKYNVSINTVKSWQQRKWKEMDNNVDANQKVCTPSKKSMHTKVGAPKDNQNAIGNAGGAPHGNSNAIGNKGGAAPYENKNAVTTGEYETIMWDYLDDEEKEIFESIETDPLFQIDITIRELTIRQRRMMKRIKYVEDGLTEKQKRVLQQLRKVKEAASTVDEKTGETKTVPIVKERLVTVEVEETDFRAIDDILNIEEALTRITKQLVQAVKQKHDIEKSYSEQQVKLEQLHLNVEKTKAEIENIKGGNKNQSAEDWVSALGKVAEKRKVKAHE from the coding sequence ATGGCTGAAAATTATGAACTAGCTTATGTAGATTATAAAAATGGTATGAAGCAAAAGGACATTGCTGCTAAATACAATGTGTCCATCAATACTGTTAAGAGTTGGCAACAACGCAAGTGGAAAGAGATGGATAACAATGTCGATGCCAACCAAAAAGTATGCACACCAAGTAAAAAAAGTATGCACACCAAAGTAGGCGCACCAAAGGACAATCAAAACGCTATAGGCAACGCAGGGGGCGCTCCCCATGGCAATAGCAATGCTATAGGAAACAAAGGCGGTGCCGCTCCCTACGAGAATAAAAACGCTGTTACAACGGGTGAATATGAAACGATAATGTGGGATTACCTGGACGATGAAGAAAAAGAAATTTTTGAATCTATCGAAACGGACCCATTATTTCAAATCGACATAACCATTCGTGAATTGACCATAAGGCAACGTAGGATGATGAAGCGGATTAAATATGTTGAAGATGGCCTTACAGAAAAGCAAAAGCGTGTACTACAGCAATTAAGAAAAGTGAAAGAAGCCGCTTCTACAGTTGATGAGAAAACCGGAGAAACTAAAACAGTGCCAATTGTTAAAGAGCGATTGGTAACAGTTGAAGTTGAGGAAACGGATTTTAGAGCAATCGATGATATTTTGAACATTGAAGAAGCTCTTACCAGAATTACGAAACAGCTTGTCCAAGCAGTAAAGCAAAAGCATGACATTGAAAAGTCATACAGTGAACAACAAGTAAAGCTTGAACAGTTGCATCTTAATGTTGAAAAGACAAAGGCTGAAATTGAAAATATCAAGGGTGGCAATAAAAATCAAAGTGCCGAAGATTGGGTGTCAGCACTTGGCAAGGTGGCTGAAAAACGCAAGGTAAAAGCCCATGAGTAA
- a CDS encoding RES family NAD+ phosphorylase: MTSNNEIKIDLPEKYKPKSSGISQMNFDLYIATDDDVIKKWEEFKKEFLKNRFFIPNDNSFVQIYMDSIVKDEALTISKGEKYYRARIRKNRKSFEDKDLNIPPEGITNAGRLNPKFIPYLYISNDETTVVSEVRPHLDANVVISTCEAMEDLKILDLTRMDNDDSKSNNFRKMISLLFSTPYAPDDTELEYIPTQYITELIKNKGFDGVKYRSAMNFGGENICIFSASNFDISITKEIKITGIKYDFDEKTLNED; encoded by the coding sequence ATGACATCAAATAATGAAATAAAAATTGATTTGCCAGAGAAATACAAACCTAAATCATCTGGTATTTCTCAAATGAATTTTGACTTATACATCGCAACAGACGATGATGTAATAAAAAAATGGGAGGAGTTTAAGAAGGAATTCTTAAAGAATAGATTTTTTATACCCAATGATAACTCGTTTGTTCAAATTTATATGGACTCAATTGTTAAAGACGAAGCATTAACAATTAGTAAGGGTGAAAAATATTATAGAGCTAGGATTCGAAAAAACCGAAAAAGTTTTGAAGATAAAGATTTAAATATACCACCTGAAGGAATTACAAATGCTGGACGTTTGAACCCTAAATTTATTCCGTATCTTTATATTAGTAACGATGAAACAACAGTAGTATCAGAAGTTCGTCCACATTTGGATGCAAATGTAGTTATTTCAACTTGTGAAGCTATGGAAGATTTGAAAATACTGGATTTAACAAGGATGGATAATGATGATTCTAAGAGTAATAATTTTAGAAAAATGATAAGTCTTTTATTTTCTACTCCTTATGCACCTGATGATACCGAACTGGAATATATACCAACACAATATATTACAGAGTTAATAAAGAATAAAGGTTTTGATGGAGTAAAATACCGTAGTGCTATGAATTTCGGAGGAGAAAATATATGTATTTTTTCTGCTTCAAATTTTGATATATCAATTACAAAGGAAATCAAAATCACTGGAATTAAGTACGACTTTGACGAAAAAACTTTAAATGAGGATTAA
- a CDS encoding DNA-processing protein DprA, with protein MTNLKLILALKFTEKLGEKTLLKVLKNYPFLSEEDLISNKEIHKALKYKAVIERVTNKEYLKSKILEAENFIKMHRDKGIEIFSLHSPEYPKLLKLIDDPPPIIYCKGNIELLSQYKNIAVIGTREPTKYGVMAAKKLARHFANEGYTIVSGLAKGIDAYGHIGALEAQNGKTIAIMGGSLDKIYPSENKALAESILLKNGLLISEIALGEITNRGSFVRRDRIQSGMSLGVCPVQAPLESGTHHTINFAQLQKRIVFCPLPMENRKVEATQGIYKLIDDGVPVIRETEDYKKLFVLLENIALDLLGKEYLQQQNETLILQYEKELKNVLKKGLEVVNERYQLEELILTTLNKIKKEIE; from the coding sequence ATGACAAACTTAAAATTAATTTTGGCATTAAAGTTTACAGAGAAATTAGGAGAAAAAACTTTGCTTAAGGTATTAAAAAATTATCCCTTTCTAAGCGAAGAAGATTTAATAAGTAATAAAGAAATACACAAAGCATTAAAATATAAGGCTGTTATTGAGAGAGTTACAAATAAAGAATATTTAAAAAGTAAAATTTTAGAGGCTGAGAACTTTATAAAGATGCATAGAGATAAAGGTATCGAAATTTTTTCTTTACATTCTCCTGAATATCCGAAGTTATTGAAATTGATTGATGATCCACCACCTATTATTTATTGTAAAGGTAATATAGAACTTCTAAGTCAATATAAAAATATAGCAGTAATTGGAACGAGAGAACCTACTAAGTATGGAGTAATGGCTGCCAAAAAGTTAGCAAGGCATTTTGCAAATGAAGGCTATACAATTGTAAGTGGTTTAGCAAAAGGTATAGATGCTTATGGACATATTGGTGCTTTAGAAGCGCAGAATGGAAAAACTATAGCTATTATGGGTGGAAGTTTGGATAAAATATATCCATCAGAAAACAAAGCATTAGCAGAGAGTATTCTTTTGAAGAATGGCTTATTGATATCAGAGATTGCTTTAGGAGAAATAACTAATAGGGGGTCTTTTGTAAGAAGAGATAGAATCCAAAGTGGGATGTCACTAGGAGTCTGTCCTGTTCAGGCACCGTTGGAAAGTGGTACACACCACACTATTAATTTTGCTCAACTCCAAAAAAGGATAGTGTTCTGTCCTTTACCGATGGAAAATAGAAAAGTAGAAGCTACACAAGGTATTTATAAGTTAATTGATGATGGGGTGCCGGTCATTCGGGAAACCGAGGATTATAAAAAGTTATTTGTGTTATTAGAGAACATAGCATTAGATTTATTAGGTAAAGAATATCTGCAACAGCAAAATGAAACATTAATTTTGCAGTATGAAAAAGAATTAAAAAATGTTTTGAAAAAAGGCCTTGAAGTTGTTAATGAAAGATATCAATTAGAAGAATTAATTTTAACTACACTTAATAAGATAAAGAAAGAAATTGAGTGA
- a CDS encoding HAD family hydrolase yields MIIFDLDDTLVDTSKIKQFRRVNWKKCCELIPTETKLNINLEVIKKLKSKYSIAIVTNSPQFYAEMVLQNHGLDVDVLISYRDTVKHKPHPEPMLLAAKKMNAVPDKCIAIGDNVNDIISSNKAGMKSVAVTWGEHNQNDFKAVDYYALYSEKKLLEDYLLSLV; encoded by the coding sequence GTGATAATATTTGATTTGGATGATACATTAGTAGATACTTCGAAAATTAAGCAATTTAGAAGAGTAAATTGGAAAAAATGTTGTGAATTAATACCTACTGAGACAAAATTAAATATCAATTTAGAAGTTATAAAAAAATTAAAATCAAAATACTCAATAGCTATAGTAACTAATTCTCCTCAGTTTTATGCTGAAATGGTTCTGCAGAATCATGGTCTAGATGTAGATGTATTAATTTCATATAGGGATACAGTTAAACATAAGCCTCATCCGGAACCAATGCTATTAGCTGCTAAGAAAATGAATGCCGTACCAGATAAATGTATAGCAATTGGTGATAATGTTAATGACATTATTTCCTCAAATAAAGCGGGTATGAAATCAGTAGCTGTGACTTGGGGAGAGCATAACCAAAATGATTTTAAAGCTGTAGACTATTATGCTTTGTATTCCGAAAAGAAATTATTAGAAGATTATTTGTTGTCATTGGTTTAA
- a CDS encoding ComF family protein gives MFELAFNPYDMFIDYDSIRSKCTNLELTDLLNSILDNGNGFWLIDSQSDFIFNHSSEDYAIINDFDLYDINEYVKLFNRGDYKQYQTLFISSDNMAIEVAKNFGMSCIFIANNENEYQLPNLRNYPDHIVSITELKNMFLKNKRGRKLYFEGILDRTTDLSTPLYKQVLEYYYNPEKKVHVFMIGRYFRSEDLRSYCHILTKLILAFKDQKDGAYKLLEPMVQEIVRNLTRYDIDYITYIPNKPSKKDRFLDLFLNKNQLISSKIKPDLLECIRDYPTQKDYKTKKEKAANVKGAFVVNSNYDVQNKTIIIFDDILTTGSTALECASVLYDQGAENVILIPFGVTQDAGPSMLSIAKIKSNGIAYKLKFNNKNGNPFWVASDKEYKDHEVIKGLYLEQNNLDNLF, from the coding sequence ATGTTTGAGTTAGCTTTCAATCCTTATGATATGTTTATAGATTATGATAGTATTCGTTCAAAATGCACTAATTTAGAGTTAACAGATTTGTTAAATTCTATTCTTGATAATGGAAATGGATTTTGGTTAATTGATAGTCAATCAGATTTTATCTTTAACCATAGTAGTGAAGATTATGCAATAATTAATGACTTTGACCTTTATGATATCAATGAATATGTGAAGTTGTTTAACAGGGGTGATTATAAACAATATCAAACTTTATTTATTTCTTCGGATAATATGGCTATAGAGGTAGCTAAAAATTTTGGGATGTCTTGTATTTTTATTGCTAATAATGAAAATGAATATCAACTTCCAAATTTGAGAAATTATCCGGATCATATAGTATCTATTACTGAATTGAAAAATATGTTTTTGAAAAACAAGAGGGGAAGAAAATTATATTTTGAAGGTATTTTAGACAGAACGACTGATCTCTCTACTCCTCTTTATAAGCAAGTACTAGAGTATTATTATAATCCAGAAAAAAAAGTACATGTGTTTATGATAGGGCGTTATTTTAGAAGTGAGGATTTACGTTCATATTGTCATATTTTAACTAAGCTAATTTTAGCTTTTAAAGACCAAAAAGATGGAGCTTATAAACTTTTGGAGCCAATGGTACAAGAGATTGTTAGGAATCTTACTAGATATGATATTGACTACATTACCTATATCCCAAATAAGCCGTCTAAAAAAGATAGATTCCTTGATTTGTTTTTAAATAAAAATCAGCTAATATCGAGCAAGATTAAACCCGATTTGTTAGAATGTATTCGTGATTATCCAACACAAAAGGATTACAAAACTAAAAAAGAAAAGGCGGCTAATGTAAAAGGAGCTTTTGTTGTAAATAGTAATTATGATGTGCAAAATAAAACAATAATTATATTTGATGATATACTAACAACAGGTTCAACAGCTTTAGAATGCGCTAGTGTCTTGTATGATCAAGGAGCGGAAAATGTAATCTTAATACCTTTCGGTGTTACTCAAGATGCAGGTCCATCCATGCTTTCGATTGCTAAGATTAAATCTAACGGGATAGCTTATAAGTTAAAGTTTAACAATAAAAATGGTAATCCGTTTTGGGTAGCGAGTGATAAGGAATATAAAGACCATGAGGTAATAAAAGGATTATATTTAGAACAGAATAATTTAGACAACTTGTTTTGA
- a CDS encoding AAA family ATPase — protein sequence MSNNPYNVLVNLIDVYWDDPVAFAEDILEFYPDEWQRNVLNDLAQNPFVSVRSGQGVGKTGLEAVTVIWYLCCRPNPKVICTAPTRQQLNDVLWAEIAKWLECTLVKNFLKWTKTKVYMMGNEERWFATARTATKPENMQGFHEDYMLFVVDEASGVADNIMEAILGTLSGAENKLLMCGNPTRTSGVFYDSHHRDRADYKTHKVSSYDSSRASKDNIERLIRKYGKGSDVVRVRVFGEFPKSEPDTFIHLEKVEAATIKEVYFNDDGIRVIPESVPLEIGVDVARFGDDETVIVPRIGNYVPVIKTYSKQDTMPTAGKTIKLAKELMLQFGRPSCVIKVDDDGVGGGVTDRLREVVREEGLHITVIDCHNGGRAIEAEHYDNWGSEAWATIRDLLHDGDIQIPNDDDLVGQLSTRKYEVTSKGKIRLESKKEMKRRGLRSPDRADALVLAFAKTGQEPLNDDVAALLRGGRVYG from the coding sequence ATGAGTAACAATCCTTATAATGTACTAGTTAATCTTATAGACGTTTACTGGGATGATCCAGTGGCTTTTGCAGAGGACATATTAGAGTTTTATCCTGACGAGTGGCAACGTAATGTTTTAAATGATCTGGCTCAAAATCCTTTTGTAAGTGTCCGCTCCGGTCAAGGGGTGGGGAAAACAGGGTTAGAAGCGGTAACGGTCATTTGGTACCTTTGCTGTCGCCCAAATCCAAAGGTGATATGCACCGCTCCAACTAGGCAACAACTAAACGATGTCTTATGGGCTGAAATAGCAAAATGGCTTGAGTGTACACTGGTTAAAAACTTCCTTAAATGGACCAAAACTAAGGTCTACATGATGGGTAATGAGGAACGTTGGTTTGCTACTGCTCGTACAGCTACTAAGCCTGAAAACATGCAAGGTTTCCACGAAGATTACATGCTATTTGTGGTGGATGAAGCGTCAGGAGTGGCTGATAACATCATGGAGGCTATTCTTGGTACGCTCTCAGGTGCTGAAAACAAATTATTGATGTGTGGTAACCCGACTCGAACGAGTGGGGTTTTTTATGATTCTCACCATCGTGACAGGGCTGATTACAAGACACATAAGGTATCGAGCTATGATTCTTCCAGAGCGAGTAAAGATAACATTGAGCGTCTTATTCGTAAGTATGGAAAGGGCAGCGATGTTGTTCGTGTTCGTGTCTTCGGTGAGTTTCCAAAATCTGAACCAGATACATTTATTCATCTTGAAAAAGTAGAGGCGGCCACTATTAAAGAAGTCTACTTTAATGATGATGGTATCCGAGTAATACCTGAATCCGTTCCACTTGAAATAGGTGTAGACGTTGCAAGGTTCGGGGATGATGAAACGGTTATTGTGCCTCGTATCGGTAACTACGTCCCTGTTATTAAAACATATTCAAAACAGGATACAATGCCGACGGCTGGTAAGACTATAAAGCTTGCTAAAGAACTAATGCTTCAATTTGGGCGACCTTCTTGTGTTATCAAAGTCGATGATGATGGTGTAGGTGGTGGTGTAACTGACCGTTTGCGCGAAGTCGTGAGAGAAGAAGGTTTACACATAACTGTCATTGACTGTCATAACGGCGGAAGAGCAATTGAAGCGGAGCATTATGACAATTGGGGTTCAGAGGCATGGGCTACTATTAGGGATTTACTGCATGATGGTGATATTCAAATTCCAAATGATGATGATTTAGTTGGCCAGTTATCTACAAGAAAGTATGAAGTAACTTCAAAAGGTAAGATCCGACTGGAAAGCAAGAAAGAAATGAAAAGGCGCGGTTTACGTTCTCCTGACCGAGCAGATGCCCTTGTATTAGCATTTGCTAAGACAGGTCAAGAACCACTGAACGACGATGTTGCTGCATTATTGAGAGGAGGGAGAGTATATGGCTAA